Proteins from a single region of Vibrio sp. DW001:
- a CDS encoding phage virion morphogenesis protein: MITFKADERSFLRAKEQLALVGLPTKSRQRILKEIGKVIAKQTKKNIRAQRDPEGRSWKKRKNGRKKVLRGFTKKLKHYQRKSNREVVIGWPSARGTIAQAHHSGIDEPSGLSKRKRQAKKQNEPTKNDPATRDQAKELRDLGYRLEKQGRQKRGKKPTVKFIMQNFTLGEAAKKIQELENKSPARSWDINRPERRLIGASPKRVAMIIKREMKRIRSK, from the coding sequence ATGATCACGTTTAAAGCCGATGAACGGAGCTTTTTAAGGGCGAAAGAACAACTAGCGCTGGTTGGTCTACCGACTAAATCGAGACAGCGGATCTTAAAAGAGATTGGCAAAGTTATCGCCAAGCAGACGAAAAAGAATATCCGAGCTCAACGTGATCCAGAAGGTCGGTCATGGAAGAAACGAAAAAACGGTAGAAAGAAAGTACTTCGAGGCTTTACTAAAAAGCTAAAGCATTACCAGAGAAAGAGTAACCGAGAGGTGGTGATTGGTTGGCCAAGTGCTCGAGGAACGATAGCACAAGCGCACCATTCGGGTATTGATGAACCAAGCGGATTATCAAAACGTAAACGCCAGGCTAAAAAGCAAAATGAGCCAACAAAGAATGACCCGGCAACACGAGATCAAGCGAAAGAGCTTAGAGACTTGGGTTATCGACTTGAAAAGCAAGGCAGGCAAAAAAGAGGCAAGAAACCAACGGTTAAGTTCATCATGCAGAATTTCACTCTTGGAGAAGCCGCTAAAAAGATACAAGAGCTAGAGAATAAATCTCCGGCTAGAAGTTGGGACATTAACCGCCCAGAACGTCGCTTGATAGGCGCAAGCCCTAAACGGGTCGCCATGATTATCAAACGAGAAATGAAGCGAATCAGGAGTAAGTAA
- a CDS encoding DUF2586 domain-containing protein, protein MAWPTVIINILNMMRGPIPGVEFHFLFVGYGNVPEGAARNLIMVDNTSDLDKVLAKADASLLQTVKAAQLNGKQSWTAGVMILKEGDNLKDAAFKANEVSSFEAILFNMPAPDKAFLEEKIALRHELKAKLGREVFVICTTAAIDNTAETGDTWAEWLPNVVAVQSGVASEYITVVPQLHKANSTVGIYAGRLANQEVSIADSPARVKTGSILGNSELIADKSGAALDLATLKTLETNRYAVPMWYPDYPGQYWTTGRTLDVPGGDFQDIRHIRVAMKAARKVRIRGIARIADREFNSTPGSTEAAKLYFTQDLREMAIVKKIGDYEFPGEIKAPLDEDITITWISSDEVEILLAVTPYECPVKITIGIMLNKRLGE, encoded by the coding sequence ATGGCATGGCCTACCGTCATAATTAACATTTTGAACATGATGCGCGGACCGATTCCGGGCGTTGAATTCCATTTCCTATTTGTGGGTTATGGAAATGTACCAGAAGGTGCGGCGCGTAATCTCATCATGGTCGATAACACCAGTGATCTTGATAAGGTCCTTGCTAAAGCTGATGCGTCGCTATTGCAAACGGTCAAAGCGGCGCAGCTCAATGGTAAACAGAGTTGGACCGCAGGCGTCATGATCCTAAAGGAAGGTGACAACCTTAAAGACGCTGCATTCAAAGCCAATGAAGTATCCAGCTTTGAAGCCATTCTTTTCAATATGCCTGCACCAGACAAAGCATTCTTAGAAGAAAAAATAGCCCTTCGTCACGAACTAAAAGCCAAACTTGGCCGTGAAGTCTTTGTTATCTGCACCACGGCCGCCATTGATAACACCGCTGAAACGGGCGATACATGGGCAGAATGGTTACCCAACGTCGTCGCAGTTCAAAGCGGCGTGGCGAGTGAGTACATCACCGTGGTACCGCAGCTGCATAAAGCGAACTCTACCGTTGGTATTTACGCGGGCCGACTAGCAAACCAAGAAGTCTCTATTGCCGATTCTCCTGCTCGAGTAAAGACGGGAAGCATCTTAGGCAACAGTGAATTAATAGCAGATAAAAGCGGCGCTGCTTTAGATTTAGCCACACTCAAAACCTTAGAAACAAACCGTTACGCCGTTCCTATGTGGTACCCCGATTATCCGGGTCAATACTGGACAACGGGACGCACGTTAGATGTGCCAGGGGGCGACTTTCAAGATATTCGCCATATCCGTGTGGCAATGAAAGCGGCTCGTAAGGTTCGTATTCGCGGTATCGCTCGAATCGCCGATCGAGAATTTAACTCCACGCCGGGCAGTACCGAAGCCGCCAAACTTTATTTCACTCAAGACCTGCGTGAAATGGCGATAGTTAAAAAAATCGGTGATTACGAATTCCCCGGAGAGATAAAAGCGCCACTGGATGAAGACATTACGATTACGTGGATTAGCAGTGATGAAGTGGAAATTCTACTGGCGGTTACCCCTTATGAATGTCCG